The following nucleotide sequence is from Methanolinea sp..
ACGGATCAGAGTATGGGATGTGCACCTTCCCCAATGGCACCAGCTGCGAGGAGTGGGCGCTTTTCCGCGGTGAAGGGTGCAAGGCCTGAGGATCTCCTTTACTCTTTTTAACCGGGTCATCCTCTGAAAATTTTCTTCGGAAGAACGCTCTTTGAAAAAAGGGTTACCGGGTGTAGATGGCGATAGCCTGGCCACCATACTGGATCGTGTGGCCCTCCATCGCTGCTTTCAGGGCATCTGTATCCGAGCCGGGTTTTATATTGAGAGGGCCGTCCAGCCCGTAGACATTGAAGTAGTAGGTATGGGTATCCCCTTTCTGCGGGCAGGGGCCATAATACCCGATGGTATGGAAGTCATTTATTCCCTGCACCGCGGCGATGGGATGGGTGACGATCGGCTCTTTGGGGATGTTCTCCGGGATGACTGCCCGTGCTTCGATGTTCCAGATAATCCACTGGCAGGTCCGTTCGTCAGTCCCGGTCCAGTCCTCGAGTATGATCGCCAGGAACGGGGACCGGATTCGATCAATGAAGATCTCGGGCGAGATGTTCTCCCCATCGCAGGTATGCTTCCGGGGGAACATCTTCTTGTCGAATTCGATACTGATTACCAGGTTTTCCATTTGAAAATTCCTCCTTTGGTAGGGTATACAGGTGGAGATCCCATGAATGTTTTGCCGGAAAAACGAGGTTCATTTCAACAAGAGATCAGTTCTTGACCCGGGGATTTATGAACATCCTGCACCGGGTTCCGGACGAAAAACATGGAACTTGAGATGCGCCGACCGGGACTCGAACCCGGGTTTAGGCGTTGGCAACGCCTAGTGATAACCACTACACTATCGGCGCAATGCTCTCAACGATACGCGGTAAAGAGTATTAAGGGTATCGAATCGCCGTCAGGACAGTCGGGTTTCCGATACGCTCCTTCGCGAAACGCCTGGTTCAGTTCCCTATGATCCGGATTGCGTTCTTCCGGATCGTCAGCAGGACCCGGGAGCCTACCCGGAGTGTCATATCATCCGCCTTTTCCCGGACCATCACTGCGGAGAGCTTCGCACCGGCATCGATCCTGACCCTGGTAAGGTATCCAGCCTGGGTGATGGCGGTTATAACCCCCTGAACGGTATTTTCTAGGCCGGGACGGGGTGCCTGTGGCGGATGGATCACGATTTCATCGGCGCCGATACAGAAAGTGACGCCACGCCCTTCGGGGAGGGTGCAGGATGCACGTAGTTGCAGCCCTGAGGCATCGATCAGGCATTCACCGTCGCTCGATGAGACTATCACTCCTTCCATTACATTCTCATACCCGATGAACTCGGCAACCTGTCGGTTGGCCGGGGTCGCATAGACATCCCGGACCGATCCCTCCTGTTCGAGAGATCCCTCCATGATCAGGGCCATACGGGTGCCGAGCGAGAGGATCTCGTGGCGATCGTGGCTTACCTGGACGATGGTGAGAGCGTTCTCCCGGTGGATATCCTTGAGTACCTGGATGAAATACTCCTTCATGCCCGGATCGAGTGCCGAGAGCGGTTCATCGAGGAGGAGGATATCGGGGTCGATGGCCAGGGCCCGGGCCAGCGCCACCCGCTGCATCTCGCCCCCGGAAAGCGTCAGGGTCGCACGGGACCGCAGGTGCACAATACCGAACCGGGACAACAACCCCTCAACCGTCTTTTTGATCTCCCCGGAGGGGAGGTGGTGCATCCTCAAACCGAATGCGATGTTCTTTTCCACCGTCATGTGCGGGAAGAGTGAGTAGTCCTGGTATACCAGCCCCACTCCCCGGTGCTCAGGGGGGATAATGCTCACGTCCTTCCCAGAGAGGAGAATTCTTCCTTTATCGGGAACATGGAGGCCGGCAATGGCCTCAAGGATGATGGTCTTTCCTGCACCGGAAGGTCCGATGATGAAAAAGTATTCACCATCCCTGACGGTAAACGAGATGTCCTTGAGGGAGAACTCACCGAGGGTGAGGGTGACATGGTCAAACGCGATCATCGTAGCTCCCCAGGTACCGGGTGACGACCCGCAGCACCAGGAACACCGAAAAACTGGCCATGATCATCAGGAAAGCGATCGCACTGCTCTCCTTGAGCCCGCCGGTCGTGAACCGGTAATAGATGAGCGTGGAGACGATCATCGGGTAATAGGCGATCATGATAACGGCAGCAAACTCGCTGATCGCCCGGCCCCAGGCCAGCACACTTCCGTTCAGGATGTGCCGGGCGGAGAGCGGGAGCACAACCAGTATGAATGCTTTGAACCGGGTCGCTCCCAGGGTCCGGGCCACGTTCTCGATATGGAGTGGCACCTTTTGGAAACCTTCCCTGACGGTGTTGATGTAGAAGGGCATGGAGACGAAGAGCATGGCCACGACGATTCCCGGGATTGCGTCTTCAAATACAATTCCGATCCCCTTCAACGGTGCTCCCAGGAGCCCCCGCTGCATGAAGAGCAGGTAGACCATGATCCCTGCCACGGTATGGGGAAGCACGAGCGGGATGTCGATCAGGGCCTCGATCAGGCTGTTTACCCGCGAATGGGTCCGTGCAAGGACATACGCAAGGGGTGTCCCAAAGAGGAGGAGGATTAACACCACCATGAGACCTGCCCCAAATGTCAGGAGGATGGAATTGACCACCCGGGAATCGGTAGCTACCTTGATTAGGAAGGGAAGATCGGCAAGCTGGGTCAGGGTAATGGTCGCCAGGGCCAGGAATGAGAAGATGACCAGGGTTGACCCAATGAGCGAAAAGACGATCAGGGTTGAATCGACCTTCTTGTAGCGCGCCCATATGGATTTTTCCCCTGCATCAGTCATTTTCTTCCTCTTTCAGGGACCGGGCGGCTGAGGTGATCCGCACGCATCTTTGACAAAATCCCCTGGAAAACATGTACCCATTTACTGGCTGCAGAAAAAAAGGTTAGGATTTCATTTCGACCATGCCGGCCAGCTCGGGGGGAACAGCTCCAAATCCGCCGGCGGGGACAATCGGCGGCTGGCCGTCGGCGGTCATGATAGCCTGGCCTTCAGGGCCGATCAGCATCTGGACGAAGAGAACCCCGTACTCAGGGTGCTCGGCGATCTTTGGTACTGTTACACCAAAGATAATGGGTGTTCCTACGTACATGGTCGTTCCGTCTCCTTTCTTAGCTTTTACCTGGACCGTCGCGTAGTCGTCTGCATAATCGACAGATGAGAGATCGATTGCCTCAGGAAGCACGACATACTCCAGGTCATTCTGCACCGAGACGCTGATGTACTCCCAGGCATAATCGATGCCGCCGGCCTGCACCATTTGGACCAGCTCGACGCTCTTGGGGCGGATGGTCAACTTGGTGCCGTCAGGTGTCGGGTCAGTTGCATCGATAGTCCAGACCCCGCCGCTCTCGGATGTCGTGATACCGCTGTGGTCACCGATAAGAGTCTTAAAGATACTACTATCGCCGTAGTAGCCCTCGGCGAGCTTGATTACCATGGGGGTACGGTACCCGGCCGGGTCGGCATTGGGATCGGAGAATGCCCACCGGACCCCATCCCGGGCGAGGATCTTGTACCAGTTGTCAGCGTTTATCTCGGAGGCAAATTTGCTGTTGTTCGTGTATGCGATTGTCATCCGGTTCTTGGCAAACGTGATGTACCAGTCGGCATCTGCAGGCACCATGTACTGGGGAATCAGGAGATAATCGGCCGATGCAACCACTTCGGCCGGCTTGTCGAGGTCGGTCACCTTCTTGATGCAATCCACACTGCCGGCCGGTTCGAGGAGGACTTCGGTGTTGGGATACTTCGCTTCGTACTTGGCTTTCAGTTTCTCAAAAGGCCCGGTCAGGCTTCCCGCATGGAACACCTTTACCGTGATCTTCTCCCCCGGAGCAGTTGTGACAGGGGGCGTTACCGGCGATCCGGGTTCCTTGCTGACGCAGGCGCAGGATAGAAGCAGGCCCATGACGAGAATGGTTAATGCAAGGTACTTTACAATTTGTTTCATAATCGTAGTGTATACAGTCCTCTATAATAAGTCTGCTTACATGTGCTGTAATGCGTCCAGGAGAGCATTGAAAAAAAAGTGTGTTCGAAACGGCATCGTGTCAGGTATCTTCCATTGTCTTTTTCGTCAGCGCCCTGTCCACGGTACGAAACTGTCGAACCAGGCCTTGAAAAAGGACCTTTTTTTCCATATTTTGAGAGCCGGGAACAGGCAGCGCCCAGCCACCTTTCTCGTATGAAATCCACCCCGAATCCAACATCTTAATTAAAAAAGAGAAGGTAGATCTATAGCAATGATCCCCCTCATGCTGGACTTCTCAGGCAAGAAGGTGACAATATTCGGAGGGGGGGATGTCGGCGTCCGGAAGGCAGGGTTTTTCTGCAGGGAAGCGGAAGTGACAGTATACTCACGGTCATTCTCATCACGCCTCGCAGGGATGGGAGTGACCCTGGTAGAAACGGATCTCTCCGTGAAATCTGATAATGAACTCCTGCAGCTACTCACCGGGTCAGACCTCGCTGTTGCCACGACACCGGACCCGGTTTTAAACAACCGAATCGGCGCCCTGTGCCGATCGCAGGGGATCCTGTTCAACAACGCCCGCGGAGAACCGGGGGACGTGGTGATCCCCTCTGTGATTCGGGGAGAGAACTTCACCCTCTCCATAACAACCGCGGGGAAGAGCCCGGCTATAAGCAGGTATCTCCGGGAACATCTCCAGTCTTCCCTCCCCTGCCTTGAACGGATGATCAGGCTCCAGGAACGGCTCCGCCGTTTTCTCCGGCAAACGGAACCCGAAATCATGAAACGGCGGGAGATTCTCGTATCCGTTCTCAATGACCCGGATGCCTGGGAAGCGTTGCGGGAAGGGGAGGATGCTGCATGGAATCTCATCGAGAGGAAGTATCTGGCATGAACGACCTCCTCTTTGTCCCAATCGCCATTGCCGGTATCAGCCACCACCAGGCAACGGTAGACAGGCTGGAGCAGTTCCGGTTCGCCGATGAAGCGGCTTTCCTCGCCCGGGCCAAGGGTCGGTTTCGGGGAGTCCTGATTATCCAGACCTGTAACCGGATCGAAATCCTGGTGCACGGCGAGAGTTCAGCTCTCAGGTCGCTGCTCGAGGAGGAAGGGAGATCCGGCTTCTCGCTACTGACCGGGACCGAGGCCCTCCGGCACCTCCTCCTCCTTGCTGCCGGTATGGAATCAATGATTGTCGGCGAGGACCAGATCATCGGGCAACTCAAGGACGCGCTTGCCCTGGCAAAGGAGGCCGGGGCGGCAAGTCCGATTCTCGAACTCTGCATCAACAAGGCGGTGCACACCGGGATCGAAGTGCGCCGGCATACCCGGATCAACCGCGGCGCGGTCTCCATCGGCTCTGCAGCGGTCCTGCTTGCCGAGGAACAACTTGGCAGCCTCGAGGGAAAGCGCATTCTCGTGGTCGGGTCCGGAGAAATGGGGATGCTGGTCGCCCAGGCCCTCGCTGCCAAGAAACTGACGGCGATGTACGTTGCCAACCGGACCTACAATCGGGCCGAGGTGCTGGCAAAGAAGATAGGGGGAAAGGCGGTCAAGCTGACAGAGCTCCCCCGTTATATGACCATCTCCGACCTGGTTATCTCCTGCACTTCTGCACCCCATCCGATCATCTACCGGGAGAACCTGCAGGAGATAATGCGGAGCCGGCGCTGGCCGCTGGACAGCCATCCACGACCCCTTGTCCTGATCGATATCGCCCAGCCAAGAGATGTCGAGGAAGGGACGGAGGAGATCGATGGGATCCACCTCTTCACTATCGACAGCCTCCGGCGCATCAATGAGCTGACCATGAACACCCGGAAAGAGGCTGCCGAGCAGGCTGGTTCATTTGTCGAGGAAGAGTTACACCAGTTCACCCGGCTGCTGAACGGGAAGGCCGCTGATGAGACCTTATCGCACCTCCATACCTGGGCGGAATCGATCCGGCTGCGGGAGAGGGACCGTGCACTGTCCCGGCTCGGCGCCGGCAATCCGCGGGCCGGCCAGATCGTTGATGATCTCAGCCGGGCACTGGTGAACAAGATCCTTTCAGAGGTGACCGTCTCGATCAGGCTCTGCGCAGAATGCGGCGACCTCGGCTACGCCCAGTCGCTGGTAGCGGCAATTACCCAAGGTGAGAAGATATGTTTCCGCAACGAAGAATGAGAAGGCTGCGTGGCAGGCTGCTCCAGCCCCTGGTACAGGAGAATTTTATCTCAAAGGCAGATCTCGTGGCCCCGCTTTTCGTGGACGAGAACGCAGAAAGGCCGATACCCATACCCTCCATGCCTGGACAGTTCCGGTATCCTGCCGCAGGCATTGTCCGTGCTGCAGAAGGCCTCCGGGAAAAAGGAATCCCTGCTATTCTCCTCTTCGGCATCCCCGCACGGAAGGATGCCGGGGCATCGGAGGCATACAACCCGGAAGGGATAGTCCATCAGGCAGTCCGGTCCCTCAAGGCCTCCCTCCCGGACCTGGTGGTTATCACCGATGTCTGTGCCTGCGAATACACCGATCATGGCCATTGCGGGATCCTCACTGATGGCCCCTGGGGCCCGGATCTCGATAACGACCGGTCCCTTGAGCTAATGGCACAGATCGCAGTCAGCCATGCCCGGGCTGGGGCCGATATTGTTGCTCCTTCCTGCATGCTCGATGGGATGGTTGCCACAGTGCGGCATGCCTTGGATGATGCGGGATTCACGGATACAGCGATCATGTCCTACTCAACCAAGTTTGCTAGCGCTCTGTACGGGCCGTTCCGGGAAGCGGTAGATTCGGGGTATTCCTTCGGTGACCGGAGCACCTACCAGATCAACCCGGCCAATGGCCGGGAGGCGATCCGGGAGTCCGAGCTCGACTGCTGGGAGGGGGCTGATATCCTCATGGTCAAGCCGGCCGGGTTCTACCTCGACCTGGTGGCCGGGATTCGGGCGTTAGGCCTGCCTGTCGCAGCCTACCAGGTGAGCGGCGAGTATGCGATGATCAAGGCTGCTTCCGCCCAGGGATGGATCGATGAGAGAAAGGTGGCGATGGAGAGCCTCCTGTGCATCAGGCGGGCAGGCGCAGACCTCATCATCACCTACTTTGCCGGGGATGTGGCAGGGTGGCTCGATGAGGAGTCGTGATCTCTTCCGGAAGGCACGGGGGCTGATGCCCGGCGGCGTGAGCAGCCCGGTCCGGGCCATCAAGCCGTATCCGTTCTATACCAAATCTGGGGACGGTTGCCGGATTACCACAGTTGACGGCGAGACCCTTATTGACTGCTGCATGGCCTATGGCCCGCTTATCCTCGGCCATGCCCATCCGCTCGTCTACCAGGCCATCACCGGGCAGCTCTCGAAAGGCTGGCTCTATGGGACGCCGTCACCGGTCGAACCGGAGTTCGCGGAGATGATCATCCGCGACCATCCCGGGATGGACATGATCCGGTTCGTCTCGAGTGGATCAGAGGCCACCATGGCCGCCATCCGCCTTGCACGGGGCTTTTCCCAAAAACAGGACATCGTCAAGGTAGAGGGAGGGTTCCACGGCGCCCACGACAGCGTGCTGATAAAAGCAGGGTCGGGAGCAACCACCCATGGCGTGCCTGATTCCGCGGGTGTCCCCCCTGATGTGGTCTCCCATACCTGGCAGGTCCCCTACAATGATCCGGAGTCCCTGGAGAGCCTGCTGTCCCGCGAAAAGGACATCGCAGCATTCATCCTCGAACCGGTGATGGGGAATATCGGCCCCGTTCTCCCGGATGGCCCCTACCTCCAGGAGGTGCGGGAGATCACCCGGGCACATGACGTGCTCCTCATTTTCGACGAGGTCATCACCGGCTACCGGTTGGGAATCGGAGGTGCCCAGGTGATGTTCGGCGTGCGGCCCGACATCACCACGCTTGGAAAGATCATCGGTGGCGGTCTTCCCATCGGAGCATTCTGCGGGAGGAAAGAGATCATGGAGCTGGTC
It contains:
- a CDS encoding ABC transporter permease, encoding MTDAGEKSIWARYKKVDSTLIVFSLIGSTLVIFSFLALATITLTQLADLPFLIKVATDSRVVNSILLTFGAGLMVVLILLLFGTPLAYVLARTHSRVNSLIEALIDIPLVLPHTVAGIMVYLLFMQRGLLGAPLKGIGIVFEDAIPGIVVAMLFVSMPFYINTVREGFQKVPLHIENVARTLGATRFKAFILVVLPLSARHILNGSVLAWGRAISEFAAVIMIAYYPMIVSTLIYYRFTTGGLKESSAIAFLMIMASFSVFLVLRVVTRYLGSYDDRV
- a CDS encoding YbhB/YbcL family Raf kinase inhibitor-like protein, with product MENLVISIEFDKKMFPRKHTCDGENISPEIFIDRIRSPFLAIILEDWTGTDERTCQWIIWNIEARAVIPENIPKEPIVTHPIAAVQGINDFHTIGYYGPCPQKGDTHTYYFNVYGLDGPLNIKPGSDTDALKAAMEGHTIQYGGQAIAIYTR
- a CDS encoding ATP-binding cassette domain-containing protein translates to MIAFDHVTLTLGEFSLKDISFTVRDGEYFFIIGPSGAGKTIILEAIAGLHVPDKGRILLSGKDVSIIPPEHRGVGLVYQDYSLFPHMTVEKNIAFGLRMHHLPSGEIKKTVEGLLSRFGIVHLRSRATLTLSGGEMQRVALARALAIDPDILLLDEPLSALDPGMKEYFIQVLKDIHRENALTIVQVSHDRHEILSLGTRMALIMEGSLEQEGSVRDVYATPANRQVAEFIGYENVMEGVIVSSSDGECLIDASGLQLRASCTLPEGRGVTFCIGADEIVIHPPQAPRPGLENTVQGVITAITQAGYLTRVRIDAGAKLSAVMVREKADDMTLRVGSRVLLTIRKNAIRIIGN
- a CDS encoding glutamyl-tRNA reductase encodes the protein MNDLLFVPIAIAGISHHQATVDRLEQFRFADEAAFLARAKGRFRGVLIIQTCNRIEILVHGESSALRSLLEEEGRSGFSLLTGTEALRHLLLLAAGMESMIVGEDQIIGQLKDALALAKEAGAASPILELCINKAVHTGIEVRRHTRINRGAVSIGSAAVLLAEEQLGSLEGKRILVVGSGEMGMLVAQALAAKKLTAMYVANRTYNRAEVLAKKIGGKAVKLTELPRYMTISDLVISCTSAPHPIIYRENLQEIMRSRRWPLDSHPRPLVLIDIAQPRDVEEGTEEIDGIHLFTIDSLRRINELTMNTRKEAAEQAGSFVEEELHQFTRLLNGKAADETLSHLHTWAESIRLRERDRALSRLGAGNPRAGQIVDDLSRALVNKILSEVTVSIRLCAECGDLGYAQSLVAAITQGEKICFRNEE
- a CDS encoding glutamate-1-semialdehyde 2,1-aminomutase — translated: MRSRDLFRKARGLMPGGVSSPVRAIKPYPFYTKSGDGCRITTVDGETLIDCCMAYGPLILGHAHPLVYQAITGQLSKGWLYGTPSPVEPEFAEMIIRDHPGMDMIRFVSSGSEATMAAIRLARGFSQKQDIVKVEGGFHGAHDSVLIKAGSGATTHGVPDSAGVPPDVVSHTWQVPYNDPESLESLLSREKDIAAFILEPVMGNIGPVLPDGPYLQEVREITRAHDVLLIFDEVITGYRLGIGGAQVMFGVRPDITTLGKIIGGGLPIGAFCGRKEIMELVSPSGPVYQAGTFSGNPLSLAAGIATVRWLHAHRDSYQAMQAAGARIGEAVERKTGGSFVQLGSMFKYFFRDRPPRTYQEVKECDTAKFSAFWNAMRKEGIFLPPSQFETNFLSAVHEEGDIGRIAAAYQACL
- a CDS encoding bifunctional precorrin-2 dehydrogenase/sirohydrochlorin ferrochelatase → MIPLMLDFSGKKVTIFGGGDVGVRKAGFFCREAEVTVYSRSFSSRLAGMGVTLVETDLSVKSDNELLQLLTGSDLAVATTPDPVLNNRIGALCRSQGILFNNARGEPGDVVIPSVIRGENFTLSITTAGKSPAISRYLREHLQSSLPCLERMIRLQERLRRFLRQTEPEIMKRREILVSVLNDPDAWEALREGEDAAWNLIERKYLA
- the wtpA gene encoding tungstate ABC transporter substrate-binding protein WtpA, yielding MKQIVKYLALTILVMGLLLSCACVSKEPGSPVTPPVTTAPGEKITVKVFHAGSLTGPFEKLKAKYEAKYPNTEVLLEPAGSVDCIKKVTDLDKPAEVVASADYLLIPQYMVPADADWYITFAKNRMTIAYTNNSKFASEINADNWYKILARDGVRWAFSDPNADPAGYRTPMVIKLAEGYYGDSSIFKTLIGDHSGITTSESGGVWTIDATDPTPDGTKLTIRPKSVELVQMVQAGGIDYAWEYISVSVQNDLEYVVLPEAIDLSSVDYADDYATVQVKAKKGDGTTMYVGTPIIFGVTVPKIAEHPEYGVLFVQMLIGPEGQAIMTADGQPPIVPAGGFGAVPPELAGMVEMKS
- the hemB gene encoding porphobilinogen synthase, coding for MFPQRRMRRLRGRLLQPLVQENFISKADLVAPLFVDENAERPIPIPSMPGQFRYPAAGIVRAAEGLREKGIPAILLFGIPARKDAGASEAYNPEGIVHQAVRSLKASLPDLVVITDVCACEYTDHGHCGILTDGPWGPDLDNDRSLELMAQIAVSHARAGADIVAPSCMLDGMVATVRHALDDAGFTDTAIMSYSTKFASALYGPFREAVDSGYSFGDRSTYQINPANGREAIRESELDCWEGADILMVKPAGFYLDLVAGIRALGLPVAAYQVSGEYAMIKAASAQGWIDERKVAMESLLCIRRAGADLIITYFAGDVAGWLDEES